GCCCGTtctttttgttggttttattgaGTTCACTTTTTCTCACTATTTTTCAGCACTTTAGATTttaatcaccccccccccctcgaaacagggagaggcacccctggatagctgcaactctgtcgtccgacaggtatgcgcacATCGTAGTGGTGTCCAGCCGCAGCCCCGGGTACGTCGtacactgcactggtgtaagccgactctttgcattgTTTATGGTGAGGCCAAGCCACAACCGTTAGCattagggagaggccgaatgacATCACAGCAAACTCGTACGAGCTTCCTTAAAAGGaaaagcgcagatactttctgtgctctggacgaatgggaataTGAAAGCGTGCGTCCCATAAGTCCACGAACCAGTGCGTCAGCATTCGGAACctcttttcttttaagaacctgtttaggagcctcaggtctaagatggggcgaaagccattgtctttcttgggtaccagaaagtatctagAGGGCTGTATAAGAGAGGGTGGAAAGGCAGAAATGGTAGCTGCCAGGGCTTGTTGGGAGTTCAGAGAGAACATAGAATTGGGAAAAGAGGCTGAGGGAGCTGGTTGGATGCTCACGGAGGACATGAGATTAGGGAAAGGGGTTGAGGGGGCTAGATGAACACCCTTGGAGGACGTAGCATTGGGAAAAAGTACTGTGTGGGGCTAATTGAACACCCACGTGGGGAAGTGCAGGAGGGAAATGTGAAGTAGGGACTTGTTGAATGCCCACAGAGGACAGGGAGTGAGTAAAAATTAAGTGGGGGACTTGTTGAACGACCATGGAGGACAAAGAAAAATGTGAAGTGGGCGCTTTTTGAACGCCCACGGAGGACATAAGGTGAGGGAAATGCGAAGTGGGGCTTGTGGAAGGCCCACCAGTAGGACACTCACAGGGGGACGGGAAGCTGCGGCCTGATGAAGTAGTGTGGGATGAGGCTCGGGAGTGATTTGCTGAGAAGCGGATCTAGAATCTGTGGGGAGCATGGCATCAGGCGTGCCCGCGTTTTCAGCAGCTTGGGCCGAAGAGCGAACAGCGAGCAGAGGCAGGAAGGCTGGGCCCCGGGGTGGCACCATTACGAGAGTGACTGGACTTTGTTTTCAGGGAGATTATGTAGAACTGGAAGAGTTGATCTTTGTGAGCTGAACTGCTTCAAgggatgtttttatttcaaagctgttgtttttttcctggacGTAATATCAGATGCTGGGGGACGGGCGATGATTCGGGAGTTTCGGCGGACCGGGAACCGCTTATTTGTCGAGCAGGAAATCGTCGAAAAGGAATGAGGCTGGTTCTTCGCCAAGATGGCTGCAAAAGCAGATAACAGCAGGGATAACAGGAGATCTAATCTGCTGCCGAGAGGTTCCTGGGGTAGGCCGTATCAGGTTCAGGGGAAAGCACTTCAGTGGCTTAAAGCAGTACTAAAATCTCCAGGAACCCAATTTAATTCTCTCAGAAAAATTGAAATTCCTGCCCTTCACATGCCAGGGTTTTTTTAGAAGATCACCACTGAAAACCGgctgagggatttttttttttttttaacacctctaaattcaaataatacattttaaaaaaaagtttaaaaaaaaaattctaaacttatttattAATACCACTACAGTACAAACATCCTTGAAATGCCACTAGCATGTTTAAGGTATATGCCATGATTCTATAGTTTCTGTAAGGTTTTTTCAGATTTCTGCATATTCACATTTCCATACCTGTGTTCATAGGGAAAGCACAACGTTCACTAGTAGGTGTGTACAACATTgagggagtttccatgtgtgttctaattttactcaAGACATTGGGaacgagccaaatgaaaaattgTCCTTTTCGGGTTTGCATTAGATCAGTTTATTTACTCAAAGACCTTCTTTTCTTAGAATGTCAtacaaatgaaggggaaaggggGAGGTTGATGTGCAAATTAACCATGTGTAGCGTTCTCGTGCTGCTGTTTTTTctggaaaatgtggtttccatgcataGAAAACAGGTACACAAGAaaatctcacctggaaatccatggttgtcaaGTGACATGTGAGTGAAACTGTTTAAAGCACAGCGTTAAGTTTGTGTAATAAAGTTGTGATTTGTAAGTTTCTCAtgtctggttgtttaataatgtgtttcactGCTCTTgctcaaattatttttaaaatgtctattggTGGGATGGCgtatcgttagtagtgaataacATATCAACTAATTTACCATAtgcttattaattaaagaaaaaataaaataattagcctagaggtatataatgaaactgtctaACCCAGCTATTgaagatcaccatggctgaaaaccggctgAGACGTAGGATTATAGAGATGGCCATGGAttcatgatttgaatggaatgaggaagtctgtGCAGGGCCAGCAATTTCGATTAGCAGGCAGGTCAAAGCCATGATTGCaaacatattaaaacagaaaGGGATCTCAGAGGCCAAGGTGAGAGGATTTGAGACAGTTCATTATAAACTCATGCACCATTTCAAGCCTGGTGTTACCCTCTCTGGCTGCACTGTGAAGTCCTGTAAGTTATCACTCAGGGGTTTTCATtgcatgcaggaaaaaaaaaaaaaatcatacacacacacaaaaaataataataaaaaacagactgaagCGTTTATGCTTGAATTCATGTGTCATGCATACTTTCAAATGCCAttgcaaaatcaatattttatctAGTGGTTTTGAGGAATTACTCCCATCTCATCATTGCGAATCTCAGTAGTTAATCATTCAAGGACAGAGGAGATGAGGCTAATTGACAAAATAGTTTCTTTGCCCCAGTGATTATTGCCTTTGCAAAACAATTTATTGTTATGGCCGACTGTCGTTCACTACGAGTCTTGTTTGGTTGAACaagtacctttttgttttgacTTTGATAAAGATTGAGAAACACTGCGCTCACAGGCGGTATATATTCACGCCATGCTGCATATCCACTGCATTGTTTAATGGTAGCTTAATGGCAGGAAACTAGTGGTAAATAAGAGAAATAAAAGTGTTAGCAGGGATCAAGGTTGACATGATTGTATTCAGAATTTCACCAGTGAGTTTGTTCAGTGAGCTAGTGTTGGAATGCTGGCACACAAAATTTATACAGGACATCATCCCCTGGCTATGAGGCAAAgttttccattttattatttgtactaATTGTTAATACCCAAAATAGCAGAAACTTTATATTCATATCCTTAATATATTCACATTAATAACTACTTCATAAAGGATGCTACTGTATTTAGTGGCATCCAAACAGTTCCAATACAGCCTTATCAaataatcaattatatatattccCCTCTCCCCTCGAGAATCGCTGAACTAGACCACGCCTGTATTCATTGGTTACAAGAGGCGTGCCATACTTTGAAAGGAGGGAAAGCTGTATTGAGAAGGTTGTTGCGGACTAGAATGCAAGAAACTGGTCATGGCTTTGGAAGACATCGTTTTATTACAGAACTTTTGAGGGACTAACACATAGACAGATGATCTAACCGCACTTAAACAGAAAGTGCTGGGGAAGAGAGATATAACTGTTAAGTGAtaccaagattaaaaaaaaaaaaaaaaaaaaaaaacgaactttGCTGAAggatatgtaaaaatatgaagACTGGAGAATTTAAaaccaattagttttttttttgttgttgttttttgctcaTGCTTAAAAACTTGGAATTGCCATAAGAAAACGGTAAGCATTTGATCAACATTTTTCTTTACCGAAcgattaaaatatacaatatagaaCATCCACGAAAAGGCATTGAACATGGGTGACAGTGAAACTCTggtgaaatgacagtgaaaaCGGAGCAAATGCTTATGAGTATTCCAGCAGTATAACAAAAGCCTGTTAATACAATCACAACGAATAGACTTCATGCGTAGTGTTTGACACAAAAGAAAGCACACGGCAGATGTACTGAGTTGTATAAaacaatattatacaaaaaatatccAGATCAGTGTGTTGTTCTGAGTAGTAACTTGCTATTTTTATACTCATATCtgagtaaaaaaaataccaactgTTTTGTTTATCGTGTCAATTTactagactatatatatatatatatatatatatatatatatatatatatatatatatatatatatatatatatatatatatatatatcctgtataaaaaaaaaaaaaaaaaaaaaaacggcataAATATAGAGTAAACGTGTGTAAAGCATTAGTAATTACTGTGCTAATGTGCACGCAAAATATACTATTAACTTTTTTAACACTGTGTAATTGCATTGAATCATACAGTACTTTTAGATACTTTTGCTTTACTATGTGCTTCTAATCTCAGATTTTTAACGAGTTGTAAGGGCTTTGTAAAGTAAACCAATAAAATGTAGCCCTGTACTGTCCTATAAACTTCAATCTTTACAATTTAGGTTGTGACCAATTAGTGACAGGTCTGTGTACATTCAACCCATAATGCTAATTTGTAGcttttaattgttatattttttttttctccaagattttcagttttaaagaaTCTGGAACCTAAAAAAAATGAGAAATCTCGGACGCTGCTATCCTCAAGTGACCAACACTGAACTTTGAGTTCTGGGCACATTTATTGTTTCTTCAAAGAATCAAACATGCCTAACAGCTACATTATCTCTCTTCACTACAACTACACAGGGAAGCTTGACATACGAGAGAAGAGAACGGATGGCATGGACTCAGCCTCTGTGGCCTTTTTAATCATATGTAGTTTGATTGTGTTGGAGAATTTGATGGTGTTAGTTTCCATATGGAAAAACCACAAATTCCACAACCGAATGTACTTCTTCATTGGCAATCTAGCACTTTGTGACTTATTGGCGGGAATAGCTTACTTAGTAAACATCCTTATGTCAGGAAAAAAGACACTGAGCCTGTCTCTGACTGTTTGGTTTGTGAGGGAAGGCAGCATGTTTGTAGCACTGGGGGCTTCCACGTTCAGTTTACTGGCTATTGCCATAGAAAGACACATGACCATGGTTAAAATGAGGCCATATGATGCAAACAGGAAATACAGAGTTTTTCTCCTGATTGGGACCTGTTGGCTTATTGCTGTATTATTGGGAGCATTGCCCATCCTAGGATGGAACTGCATTGATAACCTTCCTGTTTGCTCCACTGTGTTACCCCTTTACTCCAAGTTTTATGTTGCTTTCTGCATCATTGTTTTCATTGCCATCTTGCTGGCTATTGTTATTCTGTATGCCCGCATCTATGCACTCGTGAAGTCCAGCAGTCGAAAGGTGACCAAGCATAACAATTCAGAGAGGTCAATGGCCCTGCTTCGAACCGTAGTTATTGTCGTTGGGGTCTTCATTGCATGCTGGTCCCCAATATTTATTCTGCTTCTCATAGATGTGGCTTGTGAGAACAAAAAATGTGACATATTGTACAAGGCCCACTGGTTTATCGCCCTGGCTGTTTTAAATTCTGCCATGAACCCTCTGATCTACACACTGGCTAGCAAGGAGATGCGCCGGGCTTTCTTCTACCTTGTGTGTGGCTGTCTCTTCAAGACCAAAGCAGGAAATAGCCTTCAAATACAGCCAACGCCGGATAACAGCCGAAGCAAGTCCAGCAGCTGCCATTCCCAGAAACAAAAAGAAGGAGATTTTCCACAAATCGCTGTATTGCCGAATGCTGTTACAAAACCAGAGCCTGCACATAATAGTGAAGGGTGCTGACAACCACGGAGACACTTTTAATTGTGTGCACTTAAATCTGAACAAGAACTTGCCTCTCCACTCTATTTATTGCCTAAAGACACATACAACAGCTGTACAAAACTTCCAAGTTTTGAGGTTTACTAAAGGACTTTAACACTCTTACTGTTAAAACACTTTCTTCAGTTAGATGTTAAAAGTATgcctttaaaacattattttacgaAATGTCAGGTCTTAAGTACACCTGAGGGGACATAATAAAAGTGTAAATGAcattgcattgttaaaaatatagtactgtataagAAAATTGTTGTAGTGTAGTAGATGTAGTTAGATGTAAgcaacttattattatttatgttcattttgcttttttaatattattatgtattacaGGAAAATATATCTCTACAACTTAATAAAAAAGTATACTGATTATAGACAAACCGTTGAAGGAAAAGCACTTACTGGTATGCCTTAAAAGCATTATAAAGATCTATTGTTTatgatatatattaaaatatgttaagtgCTTATGAAATGCATAATTAACTCCATCTGATGGATAAAATGGGTTTCTGGAATTAAAGTGCATTTATTGTCAATTTCAATAAATCAGGGAGCTCAAATGTGTAAAACATCAAGTCATATGGTATTCAAGAACACCAGTCAGTGGTACAATTCCTGATTTTGGCCACTAAGCTAGTTATACGTATGTGAATgttattggtttgtttttaagtaGTACTGTATTAAAGTGAAGTATTTGAATTGAACACATACAGCACGTGCATGGGCCTTTGATGAAAAGGGAGACAAGCCAAGACTTAATGGTCTGTTGAACTGATCTAAATTACAGTGGTTTAAATACCTGAAGATTTATATATAGCCCTTTTATGGCTATGAAGCTTAGTAACCGTGATTTGAGTCACCTGTGTATTTATGCCAgcatttagatcaattaaatagaccccttaatgtttcttgtttatttcagtaaatgcGTATTATTATTGACACGATACATGTAATATATAGTGCACATAAAATATATGTAATaaggtcatttaaaatggaaacggtcagtattttgttatctattaaataaaataatgcctgtgaaataaaacatgtCGGTGGCGCTTGTTTTAtaagaaatgtacatttatttgttaaaatccTTCTGAGTGACTCTTATTGCAATTCTAAAattattatatctatctatctatctatctatctatctatctatctatctatctatctatctatctatctatctatctatctatctatctatctatctatcatctatatatatatatatatatatatatatatatatatatatatataaactttttggATATATTCTGGGTTTAGGTGCTTTAAGCAGAGTTCAGGAGCTTGTTTTAGTTGCCTGCCACTAATTCATCTAGTGAGCAGgtattatagtttatttttgttttgctgtcaccACATGGCCTGGCTGTTGTTTATTTAAAGGCAGGTTTGGAGATCTAGCCTGGTTTACATAGGTATGTGGCTTCACCTCACCATGCCATAGCATCCCCTACTGACCAGACGCTCAGGGGTGATACCTGTCCAGTAATCTGCTGACATCCACTTTTTTCAGTTGTGTGGgaatattattgtgtattatcCTTTAGCCTAACTTTGAGCAGACACTTTTATGGGGCGATTTGTCCCCGAGGACTGGTAGTCCACTGACATCCGCTATCAAGATCATGATTATAACAaggtaataacatttaaaatatcacTAAACCAAACAATATTAAAGTGCTATAACATTTCCAAACATAACACACAAGTGCAAGGGATCTCACAAGTAGCTGCACAATGCAAGCGTCCGCTTATTCTACAGTTCATACACTGTTTTAAGAAACCAACTTTATTTTTAGTGCTTTGGAACCTTGACACgagtacccttcactttgacctgtgtcCTAATATGGCTGTCCTATTGTGTTAACAGGACTTGTTGGTTCTCATCTTGTCAAAACAttttgtctatttttgttttattttaattcaccTGGGGGCGACCCTTCTCAAAAAGACAGTTTGGTATGGGAAGAACCTGAGCAGTGATCTATAAGAGGttacattataaaaatgatcACCCAACTACAGATTTCCTCTTTTCAGttctttaaaaaatctttaaatttaAGTATCATTGCAAACTTCTTTATTAGTGTTTCATTTCAGTATTGACAAAGAGAAAAATGTACTCCATTTTCACTCCAGTTTCTTActtgtaataatttgtttttaattacttctTACTGGtcaattactttattttatttatctttaacaaaaggtaaaatgtgtttataaaagcCAGTATAATGCAGTTTTGGATGAATGATTATCATTGTACGTATTCTCCTTTACAGCCTAACCAGCTCCCTTAGTCAATTTGGGCCCAGTGAAGATCTGATCTACATATAAAATCTTTTTATTACCGTTTTTGAAGtttaatacatgtgtacatactAACCTGTGTCCGTTAGAGGTGAACAAACTCCTCTGCTGAGATGCATATAAATCCAAACACGGAaaatggcaggaaaaaaaaaaaaagacacatttgctgTTTTATTGCCAACAGTCTTACAGAGTTATGGTAATTGACATAATCAAAGGTTAAACCTGTAAACATCTTCAGGAAATTACTTTTGTGTTAACCCTTTTATTCCCAACCCATTTATTTCTATGTCAGTATAGTACCATTCATGTTCAGTATAGAAAAATCTAAAAAGAAAGGGTGCGACTGTTTAATCTCatgctgtaacattttaaaactgtaaaacaccTCAGAGTAAAGAAAACTGTCCACAAAGAAACGTTACCATCCCAAGGGTTATTAAGAACACTCATTAAAAGTACATTGAAAAGgcacattttctaataacataGAAATCTTGCATTGTCTAATCATGAAAAAAAGACCTTAGCAAGACCTTAAGACCATGGGCcccattttaatgatctaaagagCCTCAAATCTAAATACCCTTACTTTTTAACACTATATTGATATTACTGGTGCTTATCCTTAGGGGGGGGGTTGACCCCTTAAGTAACTTTtctaagttataaaaaaaaaaaaaatactgtataacaagGGTTTCTAATTTTTATGGAGCATTAATAAGATCTCCTGCCATTTAGATTACTAAAATGAACCcctttgttttacaatgaaatAAATGTTTCTAGCTAAAGTTCTAAACTTAAGTTCACTTAAGTTCTCAAATAAACGATTTGTTACATTAACACTATAATACATCCCAACCAAGTTAAATAGCGTGTGCTTACTTACTTTAGACCAATACTGTagcagtcttaaaaaaaaaaaatatatatatatatatatattttaacagactATGCTACGCaaacaaaatgtctttatttcttattttattatgaaCTTTAAGGGTGTGTTATTAAAGGTAAATCAGTTGCTTAAACCAATGCttcacaaatctgtttttaaattaaatatggacTTAAATTGCACGCATAGAATAAGGATGTATATTTTACTGTTTGGCAAAATTGTATTACAAATATGGAATAAACATTAGAACTGTTGGTTTCATGATTCTATACTCAAGCGAAAGGTTTTCATTCATAATGACTGAGGTATTTGCCTTTATTTGGGCAGCATCTGAGCCAGGCTCATTGCAGCAGTTGAATGTTATGAACCCAGCTCGCGTTATATTGCACAAGTAAAAGattttcttcagctgtttaaaatgttctccGCTATGCAATTaagaacttttctttttaatatcacAAAATACAGTAGCATCAAAGGACTCGCTGTTCTTGGATGTCATTAGCAGAAACTTCATTTAACAAGTCATTTGATAATTCAGTgtaaagtttacaaaaaatattgattttctaATAAATTACTATGTTTTTAAATAGGGGTGCATTCATTAACCACACACTGTTTCACAATTTAACCCCTTGACCAAAGTGAATATGCAAAAAAGAATCAGACTGAAAAACCTGAATCCTTATAATGGCTCAACTACTGTAAGTAGGAGGTGCTGCCTGCCAAAATATGAATCCTTTGCattcttatattattattgtatttttcctGTTATAAATTCACCTCCAGTACGCATATTATCAGTCAGGGTACGCTTGTGATGTTCACTGTCCTGTACATCAGATCTGTCCCACAGTATCAAAAATGTACATAGTTTTGTcttgaataaatacttttatacaGCCAGATTAAGAATTAACTTTCACATTATGCGCATACACAAACAATTCTCAAAGGGTTAAAGGtctacacatttaccatattCTCAAGTCATGCAACTTTGAtgacaaatgtgtgttttgtatagtACTATGAGCAACACTTCTTAAACTTTTTAAGTCCAGAGAACTCAGTGCAGTTTATggacattttaaagtattttgtgaGTAAAGCAAATGCACACATTTCTGAAGCAGAACCAACCACGATCTTATACTGTGTTAAAAACTAAACTATTACATAATAGCTGCAGTTAAAGTTAattctgatcatttaaaaaaacgcattttcttaaaatattagctgctgctttttttttcttctttttacttTTCCATATTTGAAGTACTCCAACTTTAACCAATGTGTTTGTAAATATGGTTGTGCTTGTTAGACTAGAACATTATTTCAtcctaaaagattttttttatgtattctcgCATCATCAGTGAGATCATAGATCGTTTAATCTAAACAATTAACAGCTGCATTTATAAACACACCAAAATGAACATCTATTCATTAAAACCAATATGTCAgcttgaaaaatatataatttcaacaattacaataaaataattacagttcTAAAAATCAAGTGTGTTGGATCAACAGACTGCTTCCAGTTGTCCTAAGCAGGGAAACTGGGGAATCATGAAAGAATGTAAAAGACACTGGTATCttatatttgactttttttgGAGAAAGTAGTGATTcggttgttttccatttgaaagTATTTACTTGTCACTGTCTTCTCTTGACTGGTTGTTTAAGACACAGTTCACTTCCAGCAGAAACTATTGGCAAATTGTTGTCACGGTGATGGCTGATGAGGTGGCTTATGCTCTCAAATATGTGATCTTTTGTCcgcacctttaaaaaaataaaagttgaaaagaTAGTTAGTAATTTGGCGaacactcaattataaat
The sequence above is a segment of the Polyodon spathula isolate WHYD16114869_AA chromosome 2, ASM1765450v1, whole genome shotgun sequence genome. Coding sequences within it:
- the LOC121302016 gene encoding sphingosine 1-phosphate receptor 3-like, with translation MPNSYIISLHYNYTGKLDIREKRTDGMDSASVAFLIICSLIVLENLMVLVSIWKNHKFHNRMYFFIGNLALCDLLAGIAYLVNILMSGKKTLSLSLTVWFVREGSMFVALGASTFSLLAIAIERHMTMVKMRPYDANRKYRVFLLIGTCWLIAVLLGALPILGWNCIDNLPVCSTVLPLYSKFYVAFCIIVFIAILLAIVILYARIYALVKSSSRKVTKHNNSERSMALLRTVVIVVGVFIACWSPIFILLLIDVACENKKCDILYKAHWFIALAVLNSAMNPLIYTLASKEMRRAFFYLVCGCLFKTKAGNSLQIQPTPDNSRSKSSSCHSQKQKEGDFPQIAVLPNAVTKPEPAHNSEGC